One genomic region from Leptospira tipperaryensis encodes:
- a CDS encoding NAD(P)-binding domain-containing protein, with amino-acid sequence MKVKIPLLSRYFSWLHNNAPEGPVEIYPEVTDSFESSLPGIRVIGDLTGLPLLKFAVESGYKVVQEIKRKNENSSQTKKTNDLIYDVLIVGAGPAGISAGIELSKLNYKFIILESNDSFHTVKSYPKGKPIFAEPEDLHTNSEIRILNGTKESLLEDLQSSLKKWNLPLEIGARVTQIRKDNLGFSVSCENGKNFLTKEVILAIGKSGDARNLQVPGEELPKVYHRLIDPKDFEKEDVLVVGGGDSAIEAAIAISDYANSTRLSYRGKELVRPKFENKERLESLIQEGKIEFLNESEVEEIGEKEVKLRKTESKNKADTSRTITNSSVLIQIGSSAPIEFLKKIGLRIQNQKRFWDWIGFIEMILFANVVYFGKASFYGSATYSLIALVSLFAFLGLGLPFSIHLFKKRKELFSDFWNTFKNIYIFSAAAYFITVYAGGKYFDFLFLGKQPGFHYTLLYSLTILTFGLRRMKARPTKYIRKQTWTLILIQVFPLFLLPEIILPFLGQNGLLGDPNGFLLTQVFPYGAYWNAYGFILAWPLNMGIFYNAGITTFWLVYGILQTFVVIPYLVYRFGKGAYCGWICSCGGLAETLGDETRTKMPHGKLANQLENAGQWILLFATVITILKLSEIFLSSWFPFTHVLGSLGDSGKKVYDVVVDLMLAGVVGVGAYFFLSGRVWCRFFCPLSALMHIYAKFSRFRIFSEKKKCISCNICTKVCHQGIDVMSYANKGIPMDNVQCVRCSACVVNCPTNVLSFGELK; translated from the coding sequence ATGAAGGTAAAGATTCCCCTCCTCTCCCGTTATTTCTCTTGGTTGCACAACAACGCCCCCGAAGGCCCCGTAGAAATCTATCCGGAAGTCACGGATTCCTTTGAAAGTTCTTTGCCGGGAATTCGAGTAATCGGAGATCTAACGGGACTTCCTCTTCTCAAATTCGCAGTTGAGAGCGGATACAAAGTAGTCCAAGAAATCAAAAGAAAGAATGAAAATTCTTCTCAAACCAAAAAGACAAACGATCTTATTTACGACGTTCTCATCGTCGGAGCCGGACCGGCCGGAATCTCCGCAGGAATCGAACTCTCTAAATTAAATTATAAATTCATTATATTAGAATCCAATGATTCCTTTCACACGGTAAAAAGTTATCCAAAAGGCAAACCGATCTTCGCAGAGCCGGAGGATTTGCATACAAATTCGGAGATTCGAATTCTCAACGGCACCAAAGAAAGTCTTTTGGAAGACCTTCAGTCTTCGCTCAAAAAATGGAATCTTCCCCTGGAAATCGGAGCTCGGGTAACACAGATTCGAAAAGACAACTTAGGCTTTTCGGTATCATGCGAAAATGGAAAAAATTTTCTGACAAAGGAAGTGATCCTTGCGATCGGAAAGAGCGGAGACGCAAGAAATCTTCAAGTGCCTGGAGAAGAATTGCCCAAAGTCTATCATCGATTGATCGACCCAAAAGACTTTGAAAAAGAAGACGTTCTCGTCGTCGGCGGAGGAGATTCCGCGATAGAGGCCGCGATCGCAATCAGCGATTATGCGAACTCAACTCGACTTTCTTATCGAGGGAAAGAACTCGTGCGCCCCAAATTTGAGAATAAAGAGAGATTAGAATCGCTGATCCAAGAGGGAAAGATAGAATTCTTAAATGAAAGCGAAGTGGAAGAAATCGGAGAAAAAGAAGTCAAACTCCGAAAGACCGAATCAAAAAACAAGGCCGACACTTCTCGAACGATTACAAACTCGAGCGTTTTGATTCAAATCGGTTCAAGTGCTCCGATAGAATTTTTAAAAAAGATAGGACTTAGAATTCAGAATCAAAAACGTTTTTGGGATTGGATCGGATTTATTGAAATGATTCTTTTTGCAAACGTAGTCTATTTTGGAAAAGCGTCTTTTTACGGAAGTGCGACCTACTCTCTGATCGCTCTCGTATCCCTATTTGCCTTTTTAGGCCTCGGACTTCCGTTTTCAATTCATCTCTTTAAAAAAAGGAAGGAATTGTTTTCCGATTTTTGGAATACATTCAAAAATATTTATATATTTTCCGCGGCCGCTTATTTTATCACAGTTTATGCGGGAGGTAAATATTTTGACTTTTTGTTTTTAGGAAAACAACCCGGATTTCATTATACTCTTTTGTATTCTCTCACCATTCTCACTTTTGGTTTGAGAAGAATGAAGGCAAGGCCCACAAAGTATATTCGAAAACAAACCTGGACTTTAATTCTGATCCAAGTATTTCCACTCTTTCTTTTACCGGAAATCATACTTCCCTTCTTAGGGCAAAATGGTCTGTTAGGTGATCCTAACGGATTTCTACTAACGCAGGTTTTTCCATACGGAGCTTATTGGAACGCATACGGATTTATTCTCGCGTGGCCTTTGAATATGGGAATTTTTTACAACGCAGGGATTACAACCTTCTGGTTGGTCTACGGCATTCTACAAACCTTTGTCGTTATCCCTTATCTCGTCTATCGTTTCGGAAAGGGAGCTTATTGCGGTTGGATTTGCTCCTGCGGAGGTCTTGCAGAAACATTAGGCGACGAGACAAGAACCAAGATGCCTCATGGAAAACTCGCGAATCAATTAGAGAATGCGGGACAGTGGATTCTTCTTTTTGCAACTGTGATTACAATCCTCAAGCTGAGTGAAATTTTTCTTTCTTCTTGGTTTCCTTTTACTCACGTTTTGGGAAGTCTAGGAGATAGCGGAAAGAAGGTGTATGACGTCGTCGTAGACTTGATGTTAGCCGGCGTTGTCGGAGTGGGAGCGTATTTCTTTTTAAGCGGAAGAGTCTGGTGCAGATTTTTTTGTCCTCTGTCCGCGCTCATGCATATCTACGCAAAGTTCAGCCGATTTAGAATTTTCTCCGAAAAGAAAAAATGTATCTCTTGCAATATCTGTACAAAGGTCTGTCATCAGGGAATTGATGTTATGAGCTACGCCAACAAAGGAATCCCGATGGACAACGTTCAGTGCGTCCGTTGTTCGGCCTGTGTCGTAAACTGTCCGACCAACGTTCTTTCTTTCGGGGAATTGAAGTAG
- a CDS encoding Crp/Fnr family transcriptional regulator, with amino-acid sequence MVHKLGIEYKESDIIFEENQEAEVMYLIVKGKVGIHKKVKEAYKLLVELKEGDMFGEMALIDKTPRSARAVARTDVSLIAINEGAFFNLIQTNPGFSMKVVKILSSRLRETNKTIASLLKADKKNLVTSALINFSQTHGEQDGTSYRIHLNHFMKWAILRVGLEHQDLVHSISLLVKDKMVEQQKEDPSTLIIREALFKYTVDA; translated from the coding sequence ATGGTCCATAAACTGGGCATTGAATATAAGGAATCCGACATTATCTTTGAAGAGAATCAGGAAGCGGAAGTGATGTATCTGATTGTAAAAGGAAAAGTAGGCATTCACAAAAAAGTAAAGGAAGCTTATAAACTCCTCGTAGAATTAAAAGAGGGGGATATGTTCGGCGAAATGGCACTGATCGACAAAACTCCTCGGAGCGCGAGAGCGGTCGCAAGAACCGACGTCTCTCTCATCGCGATCAACGAAGGAGCCTTTTTTAATCTCATACAAACCAATCCCGGTTTTTCTATGAAGGTCGTGAAAATTCTTTCTTCACGATTGAGAGAAACCAACAAAACAATCGCTTCCTTATTGAAAGCGGACAAGAAGAATTTAGTAACCTCTGCGCTTATCAATTTTTCTCAGACTCACGGAGAACAAGACGGAACCTCGTATCGAATTCATCTCAATCACTTTATGAAATGGGCGATATTAAGAGTGGGTTTGGAACACCAGGACTTGGTGCATTCCATCAGTCTATTAGTAAAAGATAAAATGGTGGAACAGCAAAAAGAAGATCCTTCCACTTTGATTATCCGAGAAGCCCTTTTTAAATACACGGTGGATGCTTGA
- a CDS encoding DUF6285 domain-containing protein, translating to MQDKPSSTDLLDAIQDFLMKEVLPQFKDKDLLSYKTLVSWNMLGVISREIRSGEELLDKELLRLSKLLKKNVSFPVTLNEKKNLAHTWNFELRDKIREEKLSVENTEYWNHVKETVREKVEVTNPRFTTES from the coding sequence ATGCAAGATAAACCGAGTTCAACGGATCTTCTGGATGCGATTCAGGATTTTCTAATGAAGGAAGTCCTTCCTCAATTCAAAGATAAGGATTTATTATCTTACAAAACATTAGTAAGTTGGAATATGTTGGGAGTGATCTCCCGTGAGATTCGTTCCGGAGAAGAATTGCTCGATAAAGAGCTCTTAAGACTCTCTAAACTTTTAAAAAAGAACGTTTCCTTTCCGGTAACCCTCAACGAAAAAAAGAATCTCGCACATACATGGAACTTCGAACTTCGCGATAAGATCCGAGAAGAAAAATTATCAGTTGAAAATACGGAATACTGGAATCACGTCAAAGAAACCGTGAGAGAAAAGGTGGAAGTCACCAACCCTAGATTCACAACGGAAAGTTAA
- a CDS encoding YncE family protein has protein sequence MNSKFKKSFFKPNAFLLVPIFLFLVCCESGNSSLISSPSNREKSGSALVKFSIHPYKGTVVKTGDEILPFKVLETDKSIGLVEMEVPVYSDGKGIELKLSSPGFQNSSYYAKSAADLNEKLIALDKEGVTHRFTMRLKTGLQPKSVRFIDNTRLAIPLLEDEGMDVLDIKTGETVRLSPPEKYKKKLGFVETISIPEHNELWVSQMQANAVHVFDLKTLAYKATVDLSGKWSKILLYDPTRDLVYCSNWISEDISVIDRKTKTEIRKTDKIGLPRGLLLSKDGKELYIAQFSASNQESSGGRLGIYSMEKEKLIDTIGPPGNKRHIVPGPVENKIYVSDMCCSKIEVYDLKEKKVQKTIPVFDKPNTIALSPDGKYLYVSCRGPNNPTEGYLKKGLVLGRVYVIDTATDTVKEFWEAGNQPTGLDVSPDNRYLVISDFLDHQIRVYRRDGF, from the coding sequence ATGAACTCAAAATTTAAAAAATCGTTTTTCAAACCGAACGCGTTCCTGTTGGTTCCGATCTTTCTATTTCTCGTTTGTTGCGAGAGCGGAAATTCTTCGCTGATATCCTCTCCTTCCAACCGGGAAAAAAGCGGAAGCGCTCTCGTAAAATTCAGCATCCATCCTTACAAAGGAACCGTCGTAAAAACGGGAGACGAGATTCTTCCCTTTAAGGTTTTGGAAACAGATAAGAGCATCGGACTCGTCGAAATGGAAGTTCCCGTTTACTCGGACGGAAAAGGAATCGAATTAAAACTGTCCTCTCCCGGTTTTCAAAATTCTTCATATTATGCGAAGAGCGCGGCGGACTTGAACGAGAAGCTGATCGCGCTTGATAAGGAAGGTGTGACTCATCGTTTTACGATGCGTCTGAAAACGGGTCTACAACCCAAGAGCGTTCGTTTTATCGATAATACAAGACTCGCGATTCCTCTTTTAGAGGACGAAGGGATGGACGTTCTCGATATCAAAACGGGAGAAACCGTTCGCCTTTCGCCTCCCGAAAAATATAAAAAGAAACTTGGGTTTGTGGAAACGATCTCGATCCCGGAACACAACGAACTCTGGGTGAGCCAGATGCAGGCTAACGCGGTCCACGTCTTCGATTTAAAAACTCTCGCGTATAAAGCGACGGTGGATCTTTCGGGAAAATGGTCTAAGATTCTTCTCTACGATCCTACGAGAGATCTCGTGTATTGTTCCAATTGGATCAGCGAAGACATTTCCGTAATCGATAGAAAAACAAAAACCGAAATTCGTAAGACTGATAAGATCGGACTTCCGAGAGGACTTCTTCTTTCTAAAGACGGAAAGGAATTGTATATCGCTCAGTTCTCCGCGAGCAATCAAGAATCGAGCGGCGGAAGACTCGGAATCTATTCCATGGAAAAAGAAAAGCTCATCGATACGATCGGACCTCCCGGTAACAAAAGACATATCGTTCCCGGTCCTGTTGAAAATAAAATCTACGTCTCCGATATGTGCTGTAGCAAAATCGAAGTCTATGACCTCAAAGAAAAGAAGGTTCAAAAGACGATTCCTGTATTCGATAAACCGAATACGATTGCACTTTCTCCCGATGGAAAGTATCTCTACGTTTCTTGCCGAGGACCGAACAATCCGACGGAAGGTTATCTCAAAAAAGGACTGGTCCTTGGAAGAGTCTACGTCATTGACACGGCGACCGATACGGTTAAGGAATTTTGGGAAGCCGGAAATCAGCCGACGGGCCTCGACGTTTCTCCGGACAATCGATATCTTGTAATTTCGGATTTCTTAGATCACCAGATCCGAGTTTATCGGAGAGACGGATTTTAG
- a CDS encoding phosphotransferase family protein — MNDTELKNVLEGYLSGRLKGKTEIHAMVSLSGGACQENFLAELKVLDGPEQGSYETVFRTDKGAALLASLSREDEFGVCDLAYKAGVKTPRPFWLETDRSVTGSPFYFMQKISGKATGRYIVKDASLNKIRKQLTVDLAENLAKIHSVKPESCKDEKLKKTLWMGQDPKDKVVATGSIHSLRLELERMKESYPAMEMILNWLEKKAKPSEDVVLIHGDFRTGNFMVTPDGLQGIVDWEFAHWGDRHEDLTWLCMRDWRFGKLNKEAGGFADRSEFYEAYEKASGVTLDSAMVTYWEVMGNLRWAIGCIGQAERHLSGKDKGIELAAIGRRACEMEYEAMRIIENAR, encoded by the coding sequence ATGAACGATACAGAATTAAAGAATGTTTTGGAAGGATATCTTTCCGGACGACTGAAGGGAAAAACCGAAATCCACGCGATGGTTTCTCTGAGCGGAGGAGCCTGCCAGGAAAACTTTTTAGCGGAGCTTAAAGTTTTGGACGGACCGGAACAAGGATCCTATGAAACCGTATTTCGAACCGACAAAGGAGCCGCCTTGCTGGCTTCTTTGAGTCGTGAGGACGAATTCGGAGTTTGTGATCTCGCTTACAAAGCGGGAGTCAAAACTCCGAGGCCGTTTTGGCTGGAGACTGATCGTTCCGTTACAGGAAGTCCGTTTTATTTTATGCAAAAAATTTCAGGTAAGGCCACCGGAAGATACATCGTAAAAGACGCTTCGCTTAACAAAATTCGCAAACAACTCACTGTCGATCTCGCAGAGAATCTCGCCAAGATCCATTCCGTGAAACCCGAAAGCTGTAAGGACGAGAAGTTAAAAAAGACTCTTTGGATGGGACAGGATCCGAAAGACAAAGTTGTCGCGACCGGCTCGATTCATTCTCTTCGATTGGAATTGGAGAGAATGAAGGAAAGTTATCCCGCGATGGAAATGATTCTCAACTGGTTGGAGAAAAAAGCAAAACCGTCCGAGGACGTCGTATTGATTCACGGAGATTTTAGAACCGGAAACTTTATGGTCACTCCGGACGGCCTACAAGGAATCGTGGATTGGGAGTTCGCTCACTGGGGCGACCGTCACGAAGATCTGACTTGGCTTTGTATGAGAGATTGGAGATTCGGAAAGTTGAATAAGGAAGCGGGCGGATTTGCAGATCGTTCTGAATTCTACGAAGCGTATGAAAAGGCTTCCGGCGTAACTTTGGATTCTGCGATGGTCACTTATTGGGAAGTGATGGGAAATCTACGATGGGCGATCGGTTGTATCGGCCAAGCCGAAAGACATCTTTCCGGTAAGGACAAAGGGATAGAGCTCGCGGCGATCGGAAGAAGAGCGTGTGAAATGGAATACGAAGCGATGAGGATCATAGAAAATGCAAGATAA
- a CDS encoding SMP-30/gluconolactonase/LRE family protein, with amino-acid sequence MNRTRILAVFSILILFGIGFYIFKPSPIDPLAYFPPPAPAMEGAFAPNQLLVDAEWIAQGKLQGPEDMEVDDHGNIYASCENGRIIHISPEGNIKAHAATGGRPLGSKLLSDGRLIVADADKGLLEIGAKGEIKVLSTEADGLPFRFTDDLDVAKDGTVYFSDASDKYGSQEYLYDLMEARPNGRLLRYNPSTGKSEVLLKELYFANGIALSQNEDFVLVNETYRYRIRRYWLKGPKAGQNDFFIENLPGFPDNISADGNGTFYLALFTVRNSLLDSILHPRPGLKSFITKLPKFLWPKAQPYGFVLLLDENGIPLRSFQEPSGKHLKAITSAKYKNGFLYLGSLHNDRIGKYKLNP; translated from the coding sequence ATGAACCGGACACGGATTCTTGCCGTTTTTTCAATTCTTATTTTATTCGGAATTGGATTCTATATATTCAAACCCTCTCCGATTGATCCTTTGGCTTACTTTCCTCCTCCCGCTCCTGCGATGGAAGGCGCCTTTGCCCCCAATCAATTGTTAGTGGATGCGGAATGGATCGCGCAAGGAAAGTTGCAAGGCCCGGAAGATATGGAAGTGGATGATCATGGAAACATCTACGCGTCCTGCGAAAACGGGAGAATCATACATATTTCTCCGGAAGGGAATATCAAAGCGCACGCTGCTACCGGCGGGCGACCCTTGGGTAGCAAACTTCTCTCGGATGGACGTTTGATCGTCGCCGACGCGGACAAGGGTCTTTTGGAGATTGGTGCGAAGGGGGAGATTAAGGTTTTGAGCACGGAAGCGGACGGCCTCCCGTTTCGATTTACTGACGATCTCGACGTAGCCAAGGACGGTACCGTTTACTTTTCGGACGCTTCGGATAAATACGGAAGTCAGGAATATCTCTATGATTTGATGGAAGCAAGGCCGAACGGAAGACTCTTGAGATACAATCCTTCCACGGGCAAATCCGAGGTTTTGTTAAAAGAATTATATTTTGCTAATGGGATTGCGCTTTCTCAAAACGAAGACTTTGTTTTAGTCAATGAAACGTATCGTTATCGAATTCGACGTTATTGGCTCAAAGGCCCCAAGGCAGGTCAGAATGATTTTTTTATAGAAAATCTTCCCGGATTTCCGGACAATATCTCCGCAGATGGAAACGGAACTTTTTATCTCGCACTCTTTACGGTTCGAAATTCTTTGTTGGATTCTATCTTACATCCGCGCCCCGGGCTCAAATCCTTTATAACAAAACTTCCAAAGTTTCTCTGGCCAAAGGCGCAACCATACGGATTCGTTCTTCTTTTGGACGAGAACGGAATTCCTCTTCGGAGTTTTCAGGAACCGTCCGGAAAACATTTAAAGGCGATTACTTCCGCAAAATATAAAAATGGTTTTCTCTATTTAGGCAGTCTTCATAATGATCGAATCGGAAAATATAAATTGAATCCGTAG
- a CDS encoding phosphatidate cytidylyltransferase codes for MDKEVFPVFLFILVGFSLGGLWFFISGRKKNPEERKKRTAKYWSYAGIVVGATFLSTLGGIYWSLFCFLVSIGAIYELKRTVRDFSVGLQIAIILFGILTLGLFCKSGFLFSNRVLVLIYLSVAVFDAFSQLTGQSLGKTKMAPQISPNKTWEGFAGGILFTALFGIFFFWVIGKNVIESLPLTFGIAILGLSGDLSASWLKRKAKIKDYSNLLPGHGGILDRFDSLIFTLASFVLLSELKVYSIRF; via the coding sequence TTGGATAAGGAAGTTTTTCCGGTTTTTCTTTTTATACTCGTAGGCTTTTCGTTAGGAGGTCTTTGGTTTTTTATCTCAGGAAGAAAAAAGAATCCTGAAGAAAGAAAAAAAAGAACCGCAAAGTATTGGTCGTACGCCGGAATCGTAGTCGGAGCGACCTTTCTGTCCACGTTAGGCGGGATTTACTGGAGCCTATTTTGTTTTTTGGTTTCAATCGGAGCAATCTACGAACTGAAAAGAACGGTTCGTGATTTTTCCGTAGGATTGCAGATTGCGATAATTCTATTCGGCATTTTGACTCTTGGTCTATTTTGCAAGAGCGGTTTTCTTTTCTCGAATCGAGTCCTGGTTTTGATCTATCTCAGTGTAGCCGTTTTCGACGCGTTTAGTCAATTGACCGGGCAGAGTTTGGGAAAAACCAAAATGGCGCCTCAAATCAGTCCTAACAAAACATGGGAAGGGTTTGCAGGAGGGATCTTATTTACAGCGTTGTTCGGCATTTTCTTCTTCTGGGTGATCGGTAAGAACGTGATCGAATCCTTACCGCTCACGTTTGGAATCGCGATCTTGGGTTTGAGCGGTGACTTGAGTGCGAGTTGGTTGAAGAGAAAAGCAAAGATCAAAGATTATTCTAATCTCCTTCCGGGACACGGAGGAATTTTAGACCGTTTCGATTCTCTGATCTTTACTCTTGCGAGTTTTGTTTTGTTAAGCGAATTGAAAGTCTACTCTATTCGATTCTAA
- a CDS encoding ArsR/SmtB family transcription factor gives MKKKKKFPFETEATLQLMSAISDPVKLKIAKILSCHREVKAGDVAKEFDISRTTISHHLNKMKLLNLVSSRKEGKEIYYSVDKTLIVNTLKEVVKFLES, from the coding sequence ATGAAGAAAAAAAAGAAATTTCCTTTTGAGACCGAGGCGACGTTGCAATTGATGTCCGCGATATCGGATCCGGTAAAACTCAAGATCGCAAAGATTCTTTCTTGTCACAGGGAAGTAAAAGCCGGGGACGTCGCGAAAGAATTTGATATTTCAAGAACTACGATCTCTCACCACTTGAACAAGATGAAACTTTTAAATCTTGTTTCCTCTAGAAAAGAGGGAAAGGAAATCTATTACTCTGTTGATAAAACTCTGATCGTAAACACTCTAAAAGAAGTTGTAAAATTTTTGGAATCCTAA
- a CDS encoding acyltransferase family protein, whose protein sequence is MNSKPSLVVKENNRKRLFYLDNLRSFALLLGLVFHVAIVYAAEIKYPLRNEQRSEIFDVFGEWVHIFRMPLFFFLSGYFTEVIFRSKTLKEFLKMRIFRIFIPTVIGILLFAPMQSFVSLLQAGEYHSYLDFYFRIFLNGNIRPSHLWFLYFLILFTILHLFIRRITLPLAALLKKEPNQKTFIQELKTVSTFTLISVVGTCAINLFYMKDDSWYAIEPVNFVYNYAFFLCGSLLVSKEILLLEPQSDKFWIWGSLALLSFWGFYEISRIDPFWSYFGYTGSWRRILHIALKCATGWLMIRLLIGVFQKFFDFKNKYTEYMRTASLPIYLVHHPVSLLAGFYVVQSSFGIAEKFLLHLFLVLSITLAFYHFLIRPFRWVNLILGNQIPPKKDSKYSGVSNELKI, encoded by the coding sequence TTGAACTCGAAGCCATCTTTAGTAGTAAAAGAAAATAACAGAAAACGACTCTTTTACTTAGACAATCTTCGTTCCTTTGCCCTTTTGCTCGGACTTGTATTTCACGTAGCGATCGTCTACGCGGCCGAAATCAAATATCCGCTTCGAAACGAACAACGATCCGAGATCTTCGACGTATTCGGAGAATGGGTCCACATTTTTAGAATGCCCCTATTCTTTTTTCTTTCCGGGTATTTCACAGAAGTAATCTTTCGATCCAAAACTCTCAAAGAATTTTTGAAGATGCGGATCTTTCGGATCTTCATTCCGACGGTGATCGGAATTTTACTCTTCGCACCGATGCAATCCTTCGTTTCTCTTTTGCAAGCGGGGGAATATCATTCTTATCTGGATTTCTATTTTAGAATTTTCTTAAATGGAAACATTCGGCCTTCTCACCTATGGTTTCTTTACTTCTTGATTCTTTTTACGATCCTCCATCTTTTCATAAGAAGAATCACACTTCCGCTCGCGGCTCTTCTCAAAAAGGAACCGAATCAAAAGACATTCATTCAAGAATTAAAAACGGTCTCTACCTTTACGTTGATCAGCGTCGTAGGAACTTGCGCGATCAATCTTTTTTATATGAAGGACGATTCCTGGTACGCGATCGAACCCGTGAACTTTGTTTACAACTATGCATTCTTTCTTTGCGGAAGCCTTCTTGTTTCAAAGGAGATTCTTCTCTTAGAACCTCAGTCCGATAAATTTTGGATCTGGGGAAGTCTCGCCCTCCTCAGCTTCTGGGGTTTTTATGAGATCAGTAGAATCGATCCGTTTTGGTCTTACTTCGGTTATACGGGAAGTTGGAGAAGAATTCTTCATATCGCTTTGAAGTGCGCGACCGGTTGGCTCATGATTCGACTTCTAATCGGAGTCTTTCAAAAATTCTTCGACTTTAAGAACAAATATACGGAATATATGAGAACTGCGAGTTTGCCGATTTATCTCGTACATCATCCCGTCTCTTTGCTCGCGGGGTTTTACGTCGTCCAAAGTTCCTTTGGAATCGCCGAAAAGTTTCTGCTTCATCTTTTTTTAGTCCTTTCAATCACATTAGCATTCTATCATTTTCTAATACGTCCTTTCCGATGGGTGAACTTAATCCTCGGAAATCAAATTCCGCCAAAAAAAGACTCAAAATACTCCGGAGTGTCCAATGAACTCAAAATTTAA
- a CDS encoding acyl-CoA dehydrogenase family protein, with product MDFTIPDEVEEVKKRIRDFVENYAIPAEAHYDYDHGRMPEKVTEELRKKVKELGLWTPHLPKSEGGLGLDMVGTAIIFSELGRSPIAPYLCNCDAPDEGNMHLLHIAANKEQKEKYYYPLTQGKIRSAFAMTEPPPGAGADPQTLFTNAVKDGNEYVINGHKWYCTGANGAAFLIVMSKVADSFRRTTMFLVPTDAPGYTMVREIGVMGSHGPGGHCELKFENVRVPESSILGRVGEGFKWSQERLGPARLTHCMRWIGLARRSMEIAREYALKRQVFGQRIADHQGIQWMFAESALEIESGYMLTLKAAHTLRAGEDARQIISMAKWSVSETLCKVIDRAIQICGSHGYGRDMKLELFYRDARAARIADGPSEVHKMVIGRNLVSGKHDF from the coding sequence ATGGATTTTACAATACCAGATGAAGTGGAAGAAGTTAAAAAGAGAATTCGCGATTTCGTAGAAAACTACGCGATTCCCGCAGAGGCTCATTACGATTACGATCACGGAAGAATGCCCGAGAAAGTCACCGAAGAGCTGAGAAAAAAAGTAAAAGAACTCGGGCTCTGGACTCCGCACCTTCCTAAATCCGAAGGTGGTCTCGGTTTGGACATGGTCGGAACCGCGATTATATTCTCCGAACTTGGAAGATCTCCGATCGCACCTTATCTCTGTAACTGCGACGCACCCGACGAAGGGAACATGCATCTTTTGCATATCGCCGCCAATAAAGAACAAAAAGAAAAATATTATTATCCGTTAACTCAGGGAAAAATTCGTTCCGCATTTGCAATGACGGAACCTCCTCCCGGCGCCGGCGCCGATCCTCAAACTCTTTTTACAAACGCGGTCAAAGACGGAAACGAATACGTCATCAACGGTCACAAATGGTATTGCACGGGCGCGAACGGAGCCGCGTTCCTGATCGTGATGTCCAAGGTGGCGGATTCTTTTAGAAGAACCACGATGTTTCTAGTTCCGACGGATGCTCCCGGTTATACGATGGTAAGAGAAATCGGAGTGATGGGTTCTCACGGTCCGGGCGGTCACTGCGAATTAAAATTTGAAAACGTCCGAGTTCCCGAATCTTCAATTCTCGGAAGAGTGGGGGAAGGATTCAAATGGTCTCAAGAACGTCTGGGGCCCGCTCGTCTAACGCACTGTATGCGATGGATCGGGCTCGCAAGACGATCGATGGAGATCGCGAGAGAATACGCGCTCAAGAGACAGGTTTTCGGACAAAGAATCGCGGATCATCAGGGAATTCAATGGATGTTCGCGGAATCCGCGCTCGAAATAGAATCGGGATATATGCTTACTCTCAAGGCGGCTCATACTCTTAGAGCGGGCGAAGACGCGAGACAGATTATTTCCATGGCAAAGTGGAGCGTTTCCGAAACTCTCTGCAAGGTGATCGATCGTGCGATTCAAATCTGCGGATCCCACGGTTACGGAAGAGATATGAAATTGGAATTGTTTTACAGAGACGCAAGAGCAGCGAGGATCGCCGACGGACCGAGCGAGGTCCACAAGATGGTGATCGGAAGAAATTTGGTGAGCGGAAAACACGATTTTTAG